Proteins from a genomic interval of Oceanispirochaeta crateris:
- a CDS encoding CobW family GTP-binding protein, with the protein MNTMPIKTTILGGFLGSGKTTVLNTLLQSLDSETRTVVIINDFGEVNIDSMMISKGVYSKKEITGGCICCSLKERLLDTLLKVVNEEQPDEIFIEATGLAVPWEMKQMIDKNFPSAKIIISQVLVCVDARQCDRYHDVLPAYSRQFEGEPLILMTKADMYDGGLLNKTREKLSLHYPGLTGSVLCRKGIWDEPLSTSLQKRENSSSPALSNFDRFNPGKDGIVSLSLKGRFTGTIAEMKTIINENRYKIIRLKSLIYQRGKVLNLQFDGEQTSLHSPPADTIPKGDSLLTFFCLKEETKFLKDRFSALFRVDNI; encoded by the coding sequence ATGAATACAATGCCAATAAAAACAACAATCCTAGGTGGGTTCCTAGGCAGTGGAAAAACGACGGTTCTCAATACCCTCCTTCAAAGTCTGGATTCGGAAACAAGAACCGTGGTCATTATAAATGATTTTGGTGAAGTGAATATTGACAGCATGATGATCTCCAAAGGGGTCTACTCCAAAAAAGAAATAACAGGGGGCTGCATCTGCTGCAGTCTGAAGGAAAGGCTGCTGGACACACTTTTAAAGGTCGTAAATGAAGAACAGCCCGATGAAATTTTCATCGAAGCCACAGGTTTAGCTGTCCCCTGGGAAATGAAACAGATGATTGATAAAAACTTCCCTTCGGCAAAAATCATTATTTCCCAGGTTTTGGTCTGTGTGGACGCCCGTCAGTGCGACCGTTATCATGATGTCCTTCCTGCCTATTCGCGTCAGTTTGAAGGAGAGCCCTTGATTCTAATGACCAAGGCAGATATGTACGACGGTGGTTTGCTGAACAAGACAAGAGAGAAACTCAGTCTACATTATCCTGGACTGACGGGATCTGTCCTTTGCCGTAAGGGAATATGGGACGAACCGTTGTCCACATCATTACAGAAGCGAGAGAATTCAAGCAGCCCTGCTCTCTCTAACTTTGATAGATTTAACCCGGGTAAGGATGGAATTGTATCTCTATCACTAAAGGGGAGGTTTACTGGCACGATTGCTGAAATGAAAACGATCATTAACGAAAACAGATATAAAATAATCCGATTAAAATCTCTTATTTACCAAAGAGGAAAGGTATTGAACCTGCAATTCGATGGAGAACAGACAAGCCTCCACTCGCCCCCAGCCGATACAATCCCAAAAGGGGATTCCCTTTTGACATTTTTCTGCCTGAAAGAAGAAACAAAATTCCTGAAAGACAGATTTTCAGCTTTGTTCAGGGTTGATAACATCTGA
- a CDS encoding TetR/AcrR family transcriptional regulator: protein MGRREEKAQETKSRLMKNALQLFREKGYDMVTVEDITRATAVAKGTFYSYFETKSDIIVEEFWKIDRYYQDYASRNLKRYSRGAEKLRAFTRAQMRYVRDHVGVKNLKILYANQILTSESNQVIIDPERQWYQIIQDIIAGAQETGEFRNLQDPESLAVLFNRSMRSVFLDWCISDGELNLVNEGIRYCEEWLIPVLRSEP from the coding sequence ATGGGTAGACGAGAAGAGAAGGCTCAAGAAACAAAGAGTCGCCTAATGAAGAACGCATTGCAGCTCTTTCGGGAAAAGGGTTATGACATGGTTACCGTTGAAGATATCACCCGGGCTACGGCTGTAGCCAAGGGCACTTTTTACAGTTATTTTGAAACAAAGAGTGATATCATAGTGGAGGAATTCTGGAAAATTGACAGGTATTATCAGGACTATGCGTCCCGAAATCTCAAGCGATATAGTCGGGGTGCGGAAAAACTAAGGGCCTTTACACGGGCCCAGATGCGCTATGTCAGAGATCATGTGGGAGTGAAGAATCTGAAAATCCTCTATGCCAATCAGATCCTTACCTCCGAGTCTAATCAGGTTATCATTGATCCTGAAAGGCAATGGTATCAAATCATTCAGGATATTATTGCCGGTGCTCAGGAAACAGGGGAGTTCCGGAATCTTCAGGACCCAGAGTCCTTGGCTGTTCTGTTCAATCGTTCCATGAGATCCGTCTTCCTGGATTGGTGCATCTCCGATGGAGAATTGAATCTGGTCAATGAGGGAATCAGGTATTGCGAAGAATGGTTGATTCCGGTGCTTCGGTCGGAACCCTGA
- a CDS encoding NifB/NifX family molybdenum-iron cluster-binding protein — MEQKKMKIAFPSNDRKHVEEHFGHAKEFVFCTLENGKVEATEYVTPPAHAPGVIPAFVHEQGASAIITGGMGGMAVDIFKGHGIDVILGATGTIEENLETFIKGDLESTGSVCDHSHDHG; from the coding sequence ATGGAACAGAAAAAGATGAAGATAGCCTTCCCGAGTAACGACAGAAAACATGTGGAAGAACACTTTGGTCATGCCAAGGAATTTGTCTTCTGCACCTTAGAGAATGGAAAGGTAGAAGCGACAGAGTATGTCACTCCCCCAGCGCATGCTCCAGGAGTCATCCCTGCCTTTGTTCACGAACAGGGAGCCAGTGCCATCATTACTGGTGGTATGGGTGGCATGGCTGTTGATATTTTCAAAGGACACGGAATCGATGTCATTTTAGGAGCAACTGGAACAATTGAAGAAAATCTCGAGACATTTATCAAAGGAGATCTGGAGTCCACCGGATCTGTATGTGATCACAGCCATGACCACGGCTGA
- a CDS encoding DUF134 domain-containing protein codes for MPRRHKQRNCRRLEGKRNFKPSGIPSMKLEKTELHLDEFEAIRLCDYDGMSQIEASLSMGVSRATVQRLLLSGRKKIVDVLLHTKELIINEKLD; via the coding sequence ATGCCCAGAAGACATAAACAAAGAAATTGCCGCCGCCTTGAAGGAAAAAGAAATTTTAAACCATCGGGGATACCATCGATGAAACTCGAAAAGACTGAACTCCATTTGGATGAATTTGAAGCCATTCGGCTGTGTGATTATGATGGAATGAGTCAGATCGAAGCATCCCTGTCTATGGGGGTCTCCCGGGCTACAGTCCAGCGTCTCCTTCTTTCAGGAAGAAAAAAAATTGTAGACGTCTTACTCCATACGAAAGAACTCATTATCAATGAAAAATTGGACTGA
- a CDS encoding PQQ-dependent sugar dehydrogenase, translating into MTLNHKESGLSVSSGFRAPRNFFFLNVFLFQLRRGTEPARSLILNGLIFFSLLVLSGSCYADSAKSEIEGNAGTILLSENYGMFNEPWAMTFLPEGDLLITEKSGNLIYFRMKDRSRIRVGGVPDVVNRGQGGLGDIILHPQYQDNHLIYFSYVEEDGSGNSGAVVVRARLQGASAGYELKNMEVLWRQTPKVAGNGHFSHRLAFSFDGSLYISSGERQKQAPAQSWTQNLGKIIRLNEDGSVPEDNPFQDKGELAKTFWTLGHRNLLGIAFDKEGRLWAHEMGPRHGDEFNLILRGANYGWPLVSWGDQYSGASIPDHDTGPEFHSPEVYWVPSIAPSGLVIYEGALFSAWQGNALMGGLVSKALIRVNIQGSHAMEVERFAMEKRIREVEQGPDGALWVLEDQRGGRLLRLTPISSQR; encoded by the coding sequence GTGACTCTCAATCATAAAGAATCTGGTTTGTCTGTGAGTTCCGGTTTTAGAGCTCCTAGGAATTTCTTTTTTTTAAATGTTTTTCTATTCCAGCTCCGAAGGGGAACAGAACCAGCCAGGTCGCTGATTTTAAATGGCCTCATCTTTTTCTCTCTTCTTGTTCTATCAGGCAGTTGTTACGCCGATTCCGCCAAAAGTGAAATTGAAGGAAATGCAGGAACCATTCTCCTTTCTGAAAACTATGGCATGTTTAACGAACCCTGGGCCATGACATTCCTACCAGAGGGAGATCTTCTGATTACTGAGAAGAGTGGAAATCTGATTTATTTTCGCATGAAGGATCGTTCTAGAATCCGGGTCGGGGGTGTTCCTGATGTTGTCAACCGAGGGCAGGGAGGCTTGGGGGATATCATCCTTCATCCTCAATACCAGGACAATCATCTGATTTACTTCTCCTATGTTGAAGAGGACGGATCTGGAAACAGCGGTGCCGTGGTGGTGAGGGCCCGTCTTCAGGGGGCTTCAGCAGGGTATGAATTGAAAAACATGGAAGTCCTCTGGCGTCAAACTCCAAAAGTTGCAGGGAACGGCCACTTCTCTCACCGTCTGGCCTTCAGTTTTGATGGATCTCTCTATATAAGCTCAGGTGAACGCCAGAAACAGGCCCCGGCTCAGAGCTGGACCCAAAATCTTGGAAAGATCATCAGGTTAAACGAAGATGGATCTGTTCCGGAGGATAATCCCTTTCAGGACAAAGGTGAGTTGGCAAAAACATTCTGGACACTGGGGCATCGTAATCTTTTAGGAATTGCTTTTGATAAAGAGGGCCGGTTATGGGCACATGAAATGGGCCCGAGACACGGAGATGAGTTCAACTTGATTCTCAGAGGGGCTAATTATGGTTGGCCATTGGTTTCCTGGGGTGATCAATATTCGGGTGCTTCCATTCCCGATCATGACACAGGTCCCGAGTTTCATTCTCCCGAAGTATACTGGGTCCCCTCTATTGCACCTTCTGGTTTAGTCATCTACGAAGGTGCTCTTTTCTCAGCTTGGCAAGGTAATGCCCTTATGGGTGGCCTTGTCTCAAAAGCTCTGATACGAGTCAATATTCAGGGAAGTCATGCCATGGAGGTTGAACGTTTTGCCATGGAGAAACGAATCCGTGAGGTGGAGCAAGGGCCAGATGGTGCTCTCTGGGTCCTGGAGGATCAAAGAGGCGGTCGTCTATTGCGGCTCACGCCTATTTCTTCTCAAAGATAA
- a CDS encoding NifB/NifX family molybdenum-iron cluster-binding protein has protein sequence MILALCSKGTDLDSELDERFGRCENFLIYDTEEETFLSLKNMAKDEAGGAGLLAVQLIVDQGAGVLIAPEVGPQGMDALIQFGIPVFKQGKSKTANAAIKAWSNHQLPLIEKNKSTGLRRA, from the coding sequence ATGATTCTGGCACTATGCAGTAAAGGTACGGATCTCGATAGTGAACTGGATGAACGTTTTGGACGATGTGAGAATTTTTTAATATACGACACAGAAGAAGAAACGTTTTTATCACTTAAAAATATGGCTAAAGATGAAGCAGGAGGAGCAGGTTTACTGGCTGTTCAACTGATTGTAGACCAGGGGGCAGGAGTACTCATTGCTCCGGAAGTAGGTCCACAGGGAATGGATGCACTCATACAATTTGGTATTCCCGTATTCAAACAAGGAAAATCTAAGACGGCGAATGCGGCCATTAAGGCCTGGTCTAATCACCAATTGCCACTGATAGAAAAAAATAAGTCCACCGGTTTACGACGAGCCTGA
- a CDS encoding hybrid sensor histidine kinase/response regulator, protein MNQTGEYALPIIGSLPLREKTASPPNSGRTGISEESEVNNKIELALMTTEKEERIYSKWMGSLEKITDQENHRILWKIIGGISLCVLFFLFCRLMLNRVVRLHTKDLLKEVEERKQAEKALKESEMRFKALAETSPLAIYMSEEIDQKCLYLNSRFTELFGYTIDEIPTASHWWPLAYPDPEYRQEVVGKWQKDIAKAIETHSDIETRVTEVCCKDGTKKIVSWGFITLGEQNWSFGLDLTEQIQAEENKKALEAQLSQSQKMEAVGTLAGGIAHDFNNILTAILGYADLTLLDLSNESRVRYQIEQIMKAGFRARDLVKQILYYSRKDSSQCQSVYVFEIIQEDLKLIRASIPSTIRIEEDLDPQCGNTLADPTQIHQIMMNLCTNAAQAMDEKGGVLTVRLSTAYLSETELKDDPSLTAGPYILLQIEDNGTGIKNRDIHKIFDPYFTTKEVGKGSGMGLAVVAGILKNINAGIRLDSSFGTGTSIKIYFPRVESHPIEPKQEDSVPIGGSEKILIVDDEDSILEITRRSLEGLGYEVTARKKSVEALELFASSPNDFDLIITDQTMPDLTGENLALEALKIRPEIPIVLCTGYSSHMNKEKALSIGLKGFIMKPYDMKEFLGSIRDILDQKGKTALLREGP, encoded by the coding sequence TTGAATCAGACCGGAGAGTACGCCCTCCCAATAATAGGGTCCCTGCCCCTCCGGGAGAAAACAGCCTCCCCCCCGAACTCCGGAAGAACAGGAATATCAGAAGAATCTGAAGTCAACAACAAAATAGAGTTAGCCCTGATGACGACAGAGAAGGAAGAGAGGATATACTCTAAATGGATGGGCTCCCTTGAAAAAATAACAGATCAGGAGAACCACAGGATTCTATGGAAAATCATCGGCGGCATTAGCCTATGTGTCTTGTTCTTCCTCTTTTGTAGACTGATGCTAAACCGGGTTGTCCGTCTTCATACAAAAGATCTCCTCAAAGAAGTGGAAGAAAGAAAACAAGCGGAAAAGGCACTCAAAGAAAGCGAAATGAGATTCAAAGCTCTTGCAGAGACTTCTCCCTTGGCCATTTACATGTCAGAAGAAATCGATCAAAAATGCCTCTACTTAAATTCAAGATTCACAGAATTATTCGGTTATACAATTGATGAAATACCTACTGCTAGCCATTGGTGGCCCCTGGCATATCCAGACCCGGAATACCGTCAGGAAGTCGTTGGAAAATGGCAAAAAGATATCGCAAAGGCCATTGAAACACATTCAGACATTGAGACCAGAGTAACCGAAGTTTGCTGTAAAGACGGGACCAAGAAAATCGTATCCTGGGGGTTCATAACACTGGGCGAACAAAACTGGTCCTTCGGACTCGATTTAACCGAACAGATACAGGCGGAAGAAAATAAGAAGGCTCTTGAAGCGCAACTCAGTCAATCGCAGAAGATGGAAGCAGTTGGAACTCTGGCTGGTGGCATTGCCCATGATTTCAATAATATCCTCACGGCAATTCTCGGCTATGCAGATCTGACCCTTCTGGATCTCTCCAATGAGAGCCGTGTTCGATATCAAATTGAGCAGATAATGAAGGCCGGATTCCGGGCCAGGGACCTTGTAAAACAGATCCTATATTACAGCCGTAAAGACAGCAGCCAATGCCAATCTGTCTATGTTTTTGAAATCATTCAGGAAGATTTAAAACTCATCCGGGCGTCCATCCCTTCAACAATTAGAATTGAGGAGGACCTTGATCCTCAATGCGGAAACACCCTGGCTGATCCTACCCAGATTCACCAGATCATGATGAACCTCTGCACCAATGCGGCCCAGGCTATGGATGAAAAGGGTGGAGTCTTAACGGTTCGTTTGAGTACGGCCTATCTCAGCGAGACAGAGCTCAAGGATGACCCGTCATTGACAGCAGGGCCCTACATTCTACTGCAAATTGAAGATAATGGAACAGGTATCAAAAATCGGGATATCCATAAAATTTTCGATCCTTATTTTACAACAAAAGAAGTTGGGAAAGGCTCGGGGATGGGATTAGCTGTAGTTGCCGGAATCCTCAAGAATATCAACGCTGGTATAAGGCTGGACAGTTCTTTTGGAACCGGAACATCCATTAAGATCTACTTTCCCAGGGTCGAAAGCCACCCCATTGAACCAAAACAGGAAGACAGTGTTCCAATAGGTGGATCGGAAAAAATCCTCATTGTCGATGATGAAGATAGTATTCTGGAAATAACAAGAAGGAGTCTGGAAGGATTAGGCTATGAAGTCACGGCCAGAAAGAAGAGCGTAGAAGCCCTCGAGCTTTTTGCATCCTCCCCAAATGACTTTGATCTCATCATCACAGACCAGACAATGCCCGATTTAACCGGTGAAAACCTAGCGTTGGAAGCACTGAAAATCAGACCGGAAATCCCTATTGTTCTCTGTACTGGTTACAGCTCTCATATGAATAAAGAAAAAGCCTTATCCATCGGTCTAAAAGGGTTCATTATGAAGCCCTACGATATGAAAGAATTCCTAGGATCAATTCGGGATATTTTGGATCAGAAAGGAAAAACAGCCCTTCTGAGAGAAGGGCCGTAA
- a CDS encoding FAD-linked oxidase C-terminal domain-containing protein, with the protein MSFVWTIAEQHKGILKDVSFELLARGRSLADEVDTKLASVVIGYGVGQEELSRLIAGGADEVYSVQHPALEEFSCESYSAVLQNLIKTWNPSIILASATTQGRTLMPHVAVKVHTGLTADCTELAIEPGTDNLLQTRPAIGGNIMATIKTPDHRPQMATIRPKSNKVLKPDSSRVGQIIEVLVLESLLDSRVKIIGYREGNTGFVNLEEADIVVAGGRGFKKSENFSMLDEAATRLGGVVGATRDAVDRGWISYPHQIGLSGKTISSRLYVGAGISGSIQHLAGIKTCETIVSINSDPEANLHKVADFGIVGDLFEVMPELIRQLGGKSSDLDIPQEKTSSQTEKKIFRTRTSASPYARVNKAHVKELKTIVGQGNVIVDEERLESYSHDETDASEYAVIPEVVVLPSTTEEVSKIMKLANRENIPVTPRGAGSGLSGGAIPCFGGILISVEKMNSLIELDVDNMVAEVEAGMITNEFAQEVQERGLFFAGYPMSLETCFIGGNIAENAGGGKAVKYGVTGRYIMGLEMVTPTGDIVRLGGKAPKDVSGYDLKQLIVGSEGTLGIVTKATIRLIGLPTVSADLLVLFDTPRQAIDAVPVIIKSGIVPTGLEFMDRLSAQTSCRYLNESLPYGEAGAMLLIELDGNNSKQVEADLLTVGELCMQSSATQVFVAEDSNTKERIWNVRRNVAEAFKVFSPVQSLEDIVVPTSRIPELIPELERVSQKYGMLIPCYGHAGDGNLHATLVKDPEMSMETWKVNEDAALKEIYRITMGFGGKISGEHGIGLKRKSYLKDLIDPVELDLMRGIKKAWDPKNILNPGKIFD; encoded by the coding sequence ATGAGTTTTGTATGGACTATAGCCGAACAGCACAAGGGGATATTGAAGGATGTCTCATTTGAACTTTTAGCCAGAGGACGCAGTCTGGCAGATGAGGTTGATACAAAACTGGCCTCAGTCGTGATTGGATACGGAGTCGGTCAGGAAGAGCTGTCCCGCTTGATTGCCGGGGGAGCCGACGAGGTGTACAGTGTTCAACACCCCGCATTGGAAGAGTTCAGTTGTGAATCCTACAGTGCGGTTTTGCAGAATCTGATTAAAACCTGGAATCCCAGCATCATTCTTGCCTCGGCCACAACCCAGGGACGTACTCTCATGCCCCATGTTGCTGTCAAAGTACATACAGGCCTCACTGCGGACTGTACGGAACTTGCCATAGAACCCGGGACTGACAATCTGCTACAGACCAGGCCGGCTATCGGTGGTAATATCATGGCAACCATAAAAACACCCGATCATCGACCACAAATGGCAACTATCCGCCCGAAATCCAACAAGGTTTTGAAACCCGATTCATCCAGGGTCGGACAAATTATTGAAGTCCTTGTCCTGGAGTCTCTCCTTGACTCAAGGGTTAAAATCATTGGTTATCGAGAGGGTAACACCGGGTTTGTCAACCTTGAAGAGGCCGATATCGTTGTTGCCGGAGGACGGGGGTTTAAAAAATCCGAAAACTTCAGCATGCTGGACGAAGCCGCAACACGATTGGGCGGGGTGGTTGGCGCCACCCGTGATGCCGTCGATAGAGGCTGGATCTCCTATCCCCATCAGATTGGTTTGAGTGGTAAAACCATATCTTCCCGCTTGTATGTAGGCGCGGGAATCTCAGGTTCTATTCAGCATCTGGCGGGTATAAAAACCTGTGAAACCATCGTTTCTATAAACTCCGACCCTGAGGCAAATCTTCACAAGGTTGCTGATTTTGGTATTGTGGGCGATCTTTTTGAAGTCATGCCCGAACTGATCAGGCAGCTGGGCGGGAAATCCTCTGATCTGGATATTCCCCAGGAGAAAACGAGTTCTCAAACTGAAAAGAAAATATTCCGCACAAGAACTTCGGCATCTCCCTATGCTCGGGTGAATAAGGCTCATGTAAAAGAACTGAAAACCATCGTCGGTCAGGGAAATGTCATTGTGGATGAAGAGCGTCTGGAATCCTATTCTCATGATGAGACAGATGCTTCTGAATATGCTGTCATACCGGAAGTTGTGGTATTACCAAGTACTACAGAAGAAGTGTCCAAAATCATGAAACTTGCCAACCGAGAGAATATTCCTGTCACTCCCCGGGGGGCTGGATCGGGTCTTTCGGGTGGAGCCATCCCCTGTTTCGGCGGTATTCTGATTTCTGTGGAGAAAATGAACTCTCTCATAGAGCTGGATGTGGATAATATGGTGGCCGAGGTAGAAGCCGGCATGATAACCAATGAATTTGCTCAGGAAGTCCAGGAACGGGGTCTTTTCTTTGCCGGCTATCCCATGAGTCTTGAGACTTGTTTTATCGGAGGGAATATTGCCGAAAATGCAGGTGGCGGTAAGGCCGTAAAATACGGTGTCACAGGGCGTTATATTATGGGCCTTGAGATGGTCACTCCAACAGGCGACATTGTCCGCCTTGGGGGAAAAGCACCCAAGGATGTATCGGGTTATGATTTAAAGCAGCTCATTGTAGGGTCTGAAGGCACCCTGGGGATTGTCACAAAGGCGACGATCCGTCTCATAGGACTGCCTACGGTCAGTGCGGATCTTCTGGTTTTATTTGACACTCCCCGGCAGGCTATCGATGCCGTACCAGTGATCATAAAGTCAGGCATTGTCCCGACAGGGCTTGAATTCATGGATCGGCTGTCTGCACAGACAAGCTGCCGGTATCTCAACGAGAGCCTTCCCTATGGTGAAGCAGGGGCTATGCTTCTGATTGAACTGGATGGGAATAACAGCAAGCAGGTGGAAGCAGATCTTCTAACCGTTGGTGAGCTTTGTATGCAGAGTTCTGCCACTCAGGTTTTTGTGGCGGAGGACTCCAATACCAAAGAGAGAATCTGGAATGTCCGGCGTAATGTTGCAGAGGCCTTCAAGGTCTTTAGTCCTGTTCAGTCCTTGGAAGACATTGTTGTTCCTACCTCCCGAATCCCCGAATTGATTCCGGAATTGGAAAGAGTCAGTCAAAAATACGGTATGCTGATTCCCTGTTACGGCCACGCAGGAGACGGAAATCTCCATGCCACCCTGGTGAAAGATCCGGAAATGTCTATGGAGACCTGGAAGGTGAATGAGGATGCAGCCCTGAAGGAAATTTACCGCATAACCATGGGATTCGGCGGGAAGATAAGCGGTGAACACGGCATCGGTCTGAAAAGAAAATCCTATCTTAAGGATCTCATTGATCCTGTAGAACTGGATTTGATGAGGGGTATTAAAAAAGCATGGGATCCAAAAAATATATTGAATCCCGGTAAGATCTTCGATTAG
- a CDS encoding MBL fold metallo-hydrolase encodes MMNGNTRITILCENQVGHKGARHCRSEWGFSALLETVNHRVLFDTGHTDLYWKNAEALKIDLQKVNIVAFSHYHWDHTDGIVHHNFVGKKPLLFHPDLLDKLSEKTRRTVQDDFEIRQSKNPYYISEDIIFLGEIPRKMNFERGMYKDDPMKDDTALAINTSEGVVVLTGCSHSGICNICEYAKELTGKPLLSVIGGFHLMSNDPHTVDKTIAYFKKEAPRSLYPMHCVDFPVLADFYNGFGIFKASTADQIQF; translated from the coding sequence ATGATGAACGGCAATACTAGGATTACAATTCTCTGTGAAAACCAGGTTGGCCATAAGGGTGCCAGGCACTGCCGAAGCGAGTGGGGATTCTCGGCCTTATTGGAAACAGTAAATCACCGGGTACTCTTTGATACAGGTCATACGGACCTGTATTGGAAGAATGCGGAAGCCTTGAAAATTGATCTGCAGAAGGTCAATATTGTTGCTTTTTCTCACTATCACTGGGATCATACTGACGGGATTGTCCATCACAACTTTGTTGGTAAAAAGCCATTATTGTTTCATCCCGACCTGCTAGATAAATTATCAGAAAAAACCAGAAGAACAGTTCAGGATGATTTTGAGATCCGCCAGTCCAAAAATCCATATTACATATCCGAGGATATTATATTCCTGGGAGAAATTCCCAGGAAAATGAATTTTGAAAGAGGGATGTATAAGGATGATCCCATGAAAGATGATACGGCTCTGGCTATCAATACCTCAGAGGGTGTCGTGGTTCTTACCGGATGTTCACATTCAGGGATTTGCAACATTTGTGAATATGCGAAGGAGTTGACCGGCAAACCATTGCTTTCTGTTATAGGTGGATTTCATTTGATGAGCAATGATCCCCATACGGTGGATAAAACAATCGCCTACTTTAAAAAAGAAGCGCCCCGTTCTCTCTACCCCATGCACTGTGTTGATTTTCCTGTTCTGGCCGATTTCTATAATGGATTTGGTATTTTCAAGGCAAGCACAGCTGATCAGATACAATTTTAA